In Paenibacillus dendritiformis, the DNA window AAATTCATAATGACGTGAAATCATCCGATATTTAATATAACCAACCGCATCGAGATCGTAAACAAAAATTACTGTCGTTGCTTGTCATCAGGTGTTTGCTTTCAAGATTGGGGATCGGTACAATAAAGATAAGAGAGAAAGGAGGATGACGATGGCAGAGGAGCAACTGAATACCCATGAAGGGAATATTCGCATATCGGACGATGTCGTCGCCACAATCGCAGGTCTCGCTGCGCTGGAAACTCCAGGTGTTGCCGCTATGTCCGGAGGGCTGTCCGAAGGATGGGCGAAGCGCTTGAGCGGCCGCAACGTGCAAAAGGGTGTCTCCGTGGAAGTGGGCCAAGTGGAAGCGGCCATAGATTTGAGAGTTATCATTATGTACGGAATGCCGATACAGGAAGTATGCCGCCAGCTGCAGATGAATGTGCGGGAAGCGGTGCAGAACATGACGGGCTTGAATGTGGTAGAAGTCAACGTCAAAGTGGAAGGCGTCGCATTCAAGGATGAGGAATTGGACGAAATGCCGCGCATCAAATAGTCATTAGGAATGTATGGGCATCCATGCATGGGAACAAAAAAGACTACACGGACCGAAGCGGCCGGTAGTCTTTTTTGTTGGAACGGCGGGGGAGCGATTGACCGGTCTCCTTCTTCTGCTGCACGCGGTTGTATTCCCGCGAGACGCTGAGGAGTATTCCGACGCTGACCATCGTAATGAACAGGGAAGACCCTCCGTAACTAATGAACGGCAGGGTGACTCCCGTAATCGGAATCGTCCGCGTGACGCCGCCGATATTGATGAAGGCCTGGACGGCGATGATGCCGACAATGCCTATGCTTACGAGCGTTCCGTAAATATCCGGGCAGCGCAGCGCGATCAGGATACCGCGCCAGATGAAGCAAATATAGACGAGCAAAAAGATGACGGTTCCGATAAAGCCCAATTCCTCCGCGATGATCGCGAAGATAAAGTCATTGTACGGATATGGCAGGTACAACAGCTTCTGAATGCTCTGCCCGAAGCCCGCTCCCGTCCAGCCGCCATGCGCGATCGCCTTCAAGGAATGAAGCAGGTTGTAGCTGGCCGCCTGCGAATCGTGGAACGGATCGAGCCAGGACTGCACCCGGGCCATCTTGTAGCCGCCCGACAGCTTGTCCGGCATGAACAGCATGCTCAATCCGAGCACGACGAGCACGCCGACGATGCCGACGAGCAGGCAATTCATAATATGCTTCAGGTTCGCTCCTCCGGCAATGACGATAACCCCGGCGCACGCCGTCAGTATCATCGCGCCGCCCATATCGGGCTGGAGCATAATCAGGCCGACGACGAACCCGACAATGATCATGACCGGGAACAGCCCGGTGCGGAAGTCGCGGAATTTCTCCCCCTTCTTGGCGATCAAGGCCGACAAATACAGCACGACCGCGATCTTCGCCAATTCGGTAGGCTGAATGCCGAGGCCCCCGATATAGAACCAGCTTCGCGCTCCGTTCACATCCTCCGCCGTGAACGGGACGATAAGAAGCATGAGGACAGTGACTATGAATAACGGAATGAACAGTATTTTGTAGGCCGTATAACGGATGTTCATGGCGAAGAGCATAGCCACGAAGCCTAACCCAGCCCACATCAGCTGCCGCTTGGCGAAGTAGAAAGAATCATAATCATACCTCGAGGATACGGCAGCCAGACTTGAGCTTGAACTGAATACCATCACGACGCCGAACCCGACAAGCAGCAGGGTCAGCACCAGCAAAATAAAATCAGGCGATCCCTTGCCCGTGTTTGGCGGGTTCTTCGATTGATTGGGTCTGTGCGGTCTGTTCAAGGGAACGTACCTTTAGGCGCTAAGAAGCGCTTGCTTCAGCTCATTCAGCTTCTGGGTGGCATTGTTCACGATCGGCTGCGGAATCGCTGAGTCGTAATCCAGTCCATGCGGGAAGGAAGCGCGCCCCATATATACCGCCTCGATGGCGAGGATTGTATCGGGCTTCTCCAGTTTCCCTTCCTTCACGCGGGTATTGATGCGCAGAAAATAGTCTTCGCCGTTCTTTTTATCTTCAATTTTCAAATCGTATGTAGCCCGGTAATATTCCCACTGCCAGCGGATAAAACCGAGATTCTCCGTTACCTCATCCAGGTAGGCCAGATCCGATTCGAGGCCGATGAGGCCGCTGTTCTCAATAATCATGCATCTATTCCTCCTTCATATCGTTCCTATTCATCTTCATTATGTGCAATCGGTTACCTCTTTCTCATGATAGTATGTTTCCCAGGCTTGCGCAAGACATCGCTTGCCGCGAAGGAGCGGATTGTTCAAAATTGAGGCAAAGGGGGCAACGGATGATCCGGAAGGCTTGAATCGGAGCAAAAGAGGCCTCGTAGTCCCCGCTTTTATGGTACAATATAGAAAACGTTCACAATGGAGAAGGAAATCGGAATCCTATCATGAGTGATAAGGGGAATGGCTTATGATCAATACGACCGCACCGGTGTGGAAGGCCGCATTGGCCTCCCGCTTTGAGGAGACTGTCGCTTGGCGGCGGCATTTGCACCGGCATCCCGAAGTGTCTTATGAGGAAAGGCGGACAGCTCTGTTCGTCAAGGAGAAGCTCGAATCGTTCGGCCTGGAGGTAGCGGCCGGCGTGGGCGGACATGGCGTGGTCGGCCGTCTGAGGAACGGCGCCGGTCCGGTTGTCGCCTTGCGCGCCGACATGGACGCCTTGCCGATCCAGGACGAGAAGATATGCGAATACGCGTCGACCGTGCCGGGCGTCATGCATGCGTGCGGCCATGACGCGCATACGGCGACGCTGCTGTCCGTCGCCCGGGCGTTGGCGGAGCACCGCGAAGGCTGGAGCGGGGAAGTGCGGTTTATATTTCAGCCGGCGGAGGAGGTCAGTCCCGGCGGTGCCCAAGCGATGATTAAGGAAGGGGCGCTGCAGGGCGTCGATCGGATGTATGGCGTCCACCTGTGGACCCCCATCCCTTCCGGCATCGTGGCGGTGCGGCCGGGGCCGATGATGGCGGCGGTGGATGACTTCTTCCTGACGGTATACGGCCGGGGCGGCCACGGCGGCATGCCGCATCTGTGCACGGATGCGGTCGTCATCGGCGCCCAGCTCGTACAGCAATGGCAGACGATCGTCAGCCGGACCGTGTCGCCGCTGCAGCCGGCCGTCGTGTCCGTCGGGGCGCTGCAGGCCGGTTCGACCCAAAATGTCATCGCCGACCGCGCGGTATTGAAAGGCACGATACGCTCTTTCGATCCGGCGGTCCGGAAGCTGCTTCGCGATCGGTTCGAGACGATCCTTCAGCATACGTGCGCGATGCATGGCGCGGAATATGAACTGGAATACCGCGTCGGTTATCCGGCGCTGGTCAATCATGAGAGCGAGGCGGAGCGGGTGCGCCGCGTCGCGGCAGGCTGCTTCGGGGCGGAGCGCGTGCAGGAGGCGGATATGCTGATGCCGGCCGAGGACTTCGCCTACTATATGAAGGAAGTTCCGGGCTGCTTCGTGCTGGTCGGGGCCGGCAATGGAGAGGCGTCCAGCTATCCGCATCATCATCCGCGCTTCGACATCGACGAGCCGGCGATGCTGACGGCTGGCGAGCTGTTGGCGGGGCTGGCCTGCGACGCGCTCAGGAATCCGTAAATCGGCATAATTCAGAGGCATAACGGTTATCCTAATGGTTGAACAGGAGGATGATTATGCCAAACATCGAGAACATTATGACGGATTCCATCGTCACCTGCACGGCGCAGGATAATATTTATGAAGCCGCAGTCAAGATGAAGCAGCATGACACCGGATTCATTCCGATCGTAGACGGCGAACGCCTCATCGGTGTCGTTACCGACCGGGATCTCGTCATTCGCGCGATGGCCGAGAAGCACCCTGGCTCCACTTCCGTCCGTGATGTGATGACGGAAGAAGTGATATCCGTGGGTCCGGAGGCTACCATCGATGAGACGGCGGAATTGATGGCCGACCACCAAGTGCGTCGTCTGCCGGTCGTGCAGGACGGCAAACTGGTCGGTATCGTATCGCTCGGGGATCTTGCCGTACACGTGCATTTCGCGGATGAAGCGGGAGAGGCGTTAAGCGAGATTTCCGAACAATCGCCGTATACGCATTAGGCAAGGCTGGGCGGCGCAAGTTCATCCTCTCTTCCGAGACGGATGAACTTTTTTGCGTTGCAGGACAGGAAAGGGGATAGAGGATTGGCTCAGGCAGCTTTTCAAATGGTGGTACAACAGGATTGCACGGTGCTGGTGAACGAGCGGAGCCCGGACTATCCGGAGATTCGGGCGGCCGTGCAGCGGTTCGCCGAATTGATCAAGAACCCGGCAGGCATCCATACGTTCCGGATGACGCCGATCACACTGTGGAACGCGGCCGCGAATGGCGCCACGGCCCAGTCGGTCGCGGAGACGCTGGATCGGTACGCGACCTATCCGACGCCCATCAAGGTGAAGCAGGAAATCGAGATGTGGATGGGAAGGTACGGCCTGTTCATTCTGGAAGGGGAGGAGAAAGAGACGCACTTCACCCTTCGCTCCGAGGATGAAAAGACGCTCGAACGATTCATGCACGATGCGGAAGTCGGCACGCTGTTCTCAGGCCGGCCGCAGCAGGGCCGGGTGCTTGTCCATGCCCGCCACCGCGGACGGCTGAAGCGGGCCCTAGCGCGAGCGGGCTATCCTGTTATCGACCAGTTGGGCTTCCGCGATGGAGAGCCGCTCTCATTCCGTCTGGAAGAGAGTCCCGCCTTCGCCCTTCGCCCCTACCAGCAAGAGGCGGTCGCCGCGTTCATCGGGTCGGGGACGCGGGCGGCCGGCGATGGCGTCATCGTGCTGCCCTGCGGGGCGGGCAAGACGATCGTCGGCCTGGCGGCGATGACGGCGCTGCAGAGCGAGACGCTCATTCTCACCTCGAATGCGACGTCGGTCAAGCAGTGGAAGGAAGAACTGCTGAAGCGGACCACCTTGAAGAGAGAGCATGTGGGCGAGTATACGGGGGCCGACAAGCAGGTGCGACCCGTGACGATCTCCACCTATCAGATGATGACCTACCGCCAGCATAAGGAGGGCGAATGGAGCCATATGCGTCTGTTCCATGAGCGCGATTGGGGCCTCATCATTTACGACGAGGTCCATCTGCTGCCGGCGCCGGTGTTCCGCACGACCGCGGATCTGCAGGCGACGCGGCGCCTCGGCCTGACCGCGACGCTCATCCGCGAGGACGGCTGCGAACGGGACGTGTTCTCTCTCATCGGGCCGAAGCGGTTCGAGCTGCCATGGAGACAGCTCGAGGAGGCCGGCTGGATTGCCCAGGTGACCTGCACGGAGGTAAGGGTTCCGCTTCCGGCGGCGACCCGCATCGCTTATCAGCAGTCCGGATTGCGGGAACGGGCGCGCATTGCGGCGGAGAACGGGGCCAAAGTTCCGGTCGTCCGGCAGCTCATCGCGCGCCACCCGGGCGTGCCGACGCTGGTGATCGGGCAGTACTTGTCCCAGCTTGACACATTGGCCGCGGCCTTGCAGGCGCCGGTCCTGACCGGGCAGACGCCTCAGGCCGAGCGGCAGCGGCTGTATGAGGCGTTCAAGCGGGGCGATCTGCCGGTGCTTATCGTATCGAAGGTGGCGAACTTCGCCGTCGATCTGCCGGACGCGACCGTAGCGATTCAAGTATCCGGCAGCTACGGCTCCCGGCAGGAAGAAGCGCAGCGGCTCGGCAGGCTGCTGCGGCCGAAGAAGGACGGCCGGATGGCTTACTTCTATACGGTGGTCAGCGAAGCCACCAAGGAGCGGGATTACGCGCTCAAGCGGCAGCTGTTCCTGGTGGAGCAGGGCTACCGCTATCTTATCGAGGAGGGAGAAGAGAACCTTGAACACGAATCAGCTGTTGAAGCGGACGGAACCGGATGAAGCCTCGGCTCCCCGCCGCTGCTGGGAGCGTTATGCGCAGCGGCCGGAAGCGATTCGGGAGGAATTCGGGTCGCTTGCGCCGACGCTGCGGGTTCCGCTGGCGGTCATGTTGAAGCAGTCCGGCCCTCTCCCGTTCACGGTAGACAAGCTGCTGAGCTGGCATGGGCCGCAGGCAGCCGGAGCGGCGCTGCTGGCCGCTTGCGACCCGCTCGCCGAACTCGGCTTCGTGGCCAGCGTCAAGCGGGCGTGGGGCGAGCGCCTGCTCTTCCTGCCGTCGGATATATACGTTCAACTGCTGGGATGCCTGCTGGACGAACAGCTTCATCAGGAAGGCAGCCGCTCTGAACGGCGGAAGCCCGAGGAAGGGAACGCGGGGCCGGAACCGGAAGGCTATCTCTCCGAGGCCGGACGCGGCATCGTCTTCGGCCTGTTCTCCCTGCTTGCCTTCGCGGCGAAGGAAGGGCTGCCGCTGACAGCGAAGGGAACGCTCCACAAGCGGGCCGTCACCCGGTTGTCGGCGCTCAACCCGTGGGCGGCCGCGGAGCTTCCGAATGATATGGGAGCGCAGTATCCGTTCGCCGAGGCGCTGCCGCTCCCGCTAGCCCTGGTCATCGATATCGCGCTGCGCTTCGGGCTGCTGAAGAAGGAGGCGAACCGGTATGCGGTCAACGAGCCGGTGCTGGCCAGGTGGCTGCGGCTTCCTCCGTCTGTCTGGAGCGAGGCGGTGATGTCCGTGGTGGAGGAGCATTATTTGCCTGCGGATGCGCAGCTGCGCCATCTCGTGCTGGCGGTGCGCCTGCTCGGAGCGGACGGAGCATGGCATGGCGAGCGGGAGATCATTGCGCGGCTGAGCCGCCTCGGCCTGCTAGGCGAGATGGACCGGGCGGAGCGCCAGCTGCGCGGCTGGCTGCGGACCTTCCACGCGCTCGGCTTCTGTCATCTGGCTCTGCCGGAGCAGGGGGAAGGGGAGTTGGCTTACCGGCTCGCGGAACAGGATGCGGCGGAGGGGGCGGGATTTTTCATTCAACCGGACTTCGAAATCTTGCTTCCCGCCGCGGCCCCGTTCTATCTCCGATGGGAGCTGGAAGCGATTGCGGAATGCGTCCGCACCGATCAGATGGATGTGTACCGGTTGACTAAAGCCTCTTTTGAGCAAGGGGTGGAGCATGGCCGGACGATGGCGTCCGTCTTGCGCTTCATGGAGGCGCATGCCTGGACGGGCGTGCCCGAAAATATTCAGGACGCAATGGAGCTGTGGAGCATGCAATACGGCCGCGTCCGCTTCGCCGAAGTGATGCTTCTTCGCTGCGAGGACGGCGCCGCCGCGGCGGAAGTGAAGGAAGCTCTGCTCCGGGAACCTTCCGGCATGGCCGGAATCGAGCCGATCGGGGACCGGGACTTCATCGTCGATCGGGAGCGTGCCCGCGATCTAGGGAAGACGCTGGACAAGGCGGGAATCGCGCCTCTCCGCCAATGGGGCGGGCAGGAGGAGTCGGGTTCCATGATCTCGGTGTGGGAGGAGGCTTCCGCCGATTTGGGCGTGTCTTCGGAGGAGGCGGAGAAAGCAATGGTTTACAGTCCTTCTCCGTTGCAGTATTATGAAATGGAAACCGAACCGCTGCTTGGTGAAGAAATGGCGGCGCCTTATCGGGAGGTGCCCGGCCAATGGACAAGATCGCTGCGTTCCTATCACGCGTCCACACAGAAGGATTTGGTGTCGACGGCCATTCGGCTCTCGACCCCCATCGAGGTGGAGCAGGCGGGGCAGTGCGCCACGCTGATTCCCGTTCGTATCCGGGACGGAGAGAAGGAAGCGTGGCTGTTGGAGGCTTATGATGCCGGCGAGGGAGACGCGGCAGAGCTGAAGACATGGTCCCCGGCCGATTGGGAACGGCAGCGGCTGGTGCTTCCCTCAGGTTGCCCTGGATCAAGCCGGTAATTTTAGATAGAATTGAGCGTGATAACATGTCAGTAGGACAGTATGAATCCGTTGTCGACATGGCCGTTCTGCTCACGAACGCTTACCAATTGGGCGATATGATTAACCAGTCGGCGGAAGTAGCCGAATATCTATATTGGAAAGAACGTATGGAGCAGAACGCGGAGGTCAAGCGCCTCGTCCGCGAATTCGCTCGCAAGAAGGAGCTGTTCGAGGAGACGGAGCGCTTCGGACATTTCCATCCGGATTATCACCGGGCGAAGGATGAAGTGATGGCCGTGCAGGCGCAACTGGACGCGATTGACGAGGTGGCCCGCTTCAAGCAGGCGGAGCAAGCGCTGGACGAGCTGCTTCATGGACTGTCAGAGGTGATTGCCCATGCGGTCTCCGATACCATCAAAGTACCCGGCAACGACCCGCTGCCGTCAAAAGGCTGCGGAAGCGGAGGATGCAGTGGCGGCTGCAGCAGCTGCTCTTAGCCAGCCTTCATTCGGGGGAAAGCGAGGAGAATTATGTTTCCTGAACGAACGGGATATATTATATGGGTCACCGATGTGAAGGCGGCCCGGAATTTGGACAAATACGGAACGCTCCATTATATTTCGCGCAAAATGCACTATGCCGTCCTGTATGTCAACGCGGATCGGGCGGAGGATACGATGAAGAACATTCGCCGCTTGAATTACGTCAAAAAAATCGAACGCTCGTACCGGAACGAAATCAAGACGGAATATAGCGGGGAGACCCAAGACAAGACCCAATATTTCGGAATGTGAGAGCTTGCATACCGACTACACCGACCTATTCCTACTATCGGAATAGGTCTTTTTGTTACCGAACGTACCGCGCCGCTCCGGACTCCGTTCGGGAGGGTGTCCGTCTGCGGCCGGTCTGTTGCCGGACTGCTGCTGGACTGGGGTCGGATTGCAGCCGGTCTGTTGCCGGACTGCTCTTGGTCAGCTCTTGGTCAGCAGCCGGTCTGTTGCGGCAGGCGCTTCATCCGGTCAAGATCGCTCGCCAGACTCGTCCGGGAAGGGCTGATTCGCAGAATAAAAGTGGAAACGGTCCTTGAAAAGGTTGGAGAATGTGTCTTTTTTGGAACACTTTGTTAATGTTGTGTTAAAACCGGCCTGGAAAGCCCGTGGTGAACTTGAGAACGGGTTCCGCTTGATGTAATATATTGGGTAAATATACATAGACAAAAAGACCTAACGTGGTGGAGAGTGGTACCAGTGAGAGATAAAGTCATGGAACGATGGAGCACGTACGAACCTTTTTATGTCTTGTTAGGGGATAACAAGGTGGCTGATATCGTCATCACCCATCATGCCAGATCCCGCTGGGTAGATCGGATTGCCAAGACAGATGCCGATACCGAATCGATCGCCGCGTTTATGTGGGATTGTCTGAAGCAGGAACGGATCGCTCCTTACTATCGCAACGAGCAGGATGTGTTTCTGATTGACGGGGACCTGGTCGTGGTGGCGGAATTTACTCCTTCCGATCGGGATTTCGATCTGGCGGGAGAGCCGATGATGAAGATGATTGTCGTTACGTTTCTAGGCAAAATGTCGGAGACGATGGAACTGCGGGATTTGAAGACGTACTACTCCTGGCTCCGTCATTCCCGCCGCATGACGCTCGTGAAGAACAGCCGCAAGCGCAAGTAGCGGGAGCGCTTCCGAAGCGCGCCGCACAGGCAGCTCTGTATAACATACGCCATTCCATAGGAGGCCGTCCCTGCCGGGGACGGTCATTTTATTGTTGCGGTACGGTGTGGGCGGGAACGACGGTCGGCACCGCTTCGGCTCAAGCCGCTCCTGCTGGGCAGCCGCCCCCTCCGCGGGGCAGCCGCCTGCCCCGCCCCGCTTGTCCCAGGCCTCTCCGGGCTGTCGCCCGCCCCGGAGCGGTCTTCGCGGGCAGCCTTTCTAATGTTCGCTCCCGTTGGAGTATAATGAGGGTGAGAGTTCATGGGAGAGGATGAAGGATGCATGGGGTTGAGTTTCCATCAGCTTCATATTTTCTATACGGTCGCCACGAGAGGGAGCTTCTCCGCGGCAGCCCAGACGCTGCATATGACCCAGCCTGCGGTGACGATGCAGATTCAGGCGCTTGAGGAATATTTCGGCACGAAGCTGCTGCACCGCTCGACGAAGAAGCTCAATCTGTCCGAGGCCGGGCAGAAGCTGCTGCCCTATGCGAAGCGTTGTCTCGATCTCGTCCGCGAGACGGAAG includes these proteins:
- a CDS encoding Asp23/Gls24 family envelope stress response protein, whose product is MAEEQLNTHEGNIRISDDVVATIAGLAALETPGVAAMSGGLSEGWAKRLSGRNVQKGVSVEVGQVEAAIDLRVIIMYGMPIQEVCRQLQMNVREAVQNMTGLNVVEVNVKVEGVAFKDEELDEMPRIK
- the ftsW gene encoding putative lipid II flippase FtsW is translated as MNRPHRPNQSKNPPNTGKGSPDFILLVLTLLLVGFGVVMVFSSSSSLAAVSSRYDYDSFYFAKRQLMWAGLGFVAMLFAMNIRYTAYKILFIPLFIVTVLMLLIVPFTAEDVNGARSWFYIGGLGIQPTELAKIAVVLYLSALIAKKGEKFRDFRTGLFPVMIIVGFVVGLIMLQPDMGGAMILTACAGVIVIAGGANLKHIMNCLLVGIVGVLVVLGLSMLFMPDKLSGGYKMARVQSWLDPFHDSQAASYNLLHSLKAIAHGGWTGAGFGQSIQKLLYLPYPYNDFIFAIIAEELGFIGTVIFLLVYICFIWRGILIALRCPDIYGTLVSIGIVGIIAVQAFINIGGVTRTIPITGVTLPFISYGGSSLFITMVSVGILLSVSREYNRVQQKKETGQSLPRRSNKKDYRPLRSV
- a CDS encoding CBS domain-containing protein, whose amino-acid sequence is MPNIENIMTDSIVTCTAQDNIYEAAVKMKQHDTGFIPIVDGERLIGVVTDRDLVIRAMAEKHPGSTSVRDVMTEEVISVGPEATIDETAELMADHQVRRLPVVQDGKLVGIVSLGDLAVHVHFADEAGEALSEISEQSPYTH
- a CDS encoding YlbG family protein, with protein sequence MFPERTGYIIWVTDVKAARNLDKYGTLHYISRKMHYAVLYVNADRAEDTMKNIRRLNYVKKIERSYRNEIKTEYSGETQDKTQYFGM
- a CDS encoding YlbF family regulator, with the translated sequence MSVGQYESVVDMAVLLTNAYQLGDMINQSAEVAEYLYWKERMEQNAEVKRLVREFARKKELFEETERFGHFHPDYHRAKDEVMAVQAQLDAIDEVARFKQAEQALDELLHGLSEVIAHAVSDTIKVPGNDPLPSKGCGSGGCSGGCSSCS
- a CDS encoding M20 metallopeptidase family protein, with protein sequence MINTTAPVWKAALASRFEETVAWRRHLHRHPEVSYEERRTALFVKEKLESFGLEVAAGVGGHGVVGRLRNGAGPVVALRADMDALPIQDEKICEYASTVPGVMHACGHDAHTATLLSVARALAEHREGWSGEVRFIFQPAEEVSPGGAQAMIKEGALQGVDRMYGVHLWTPIPSGIVAVRPGPMMAAVDDFFLTVYGRGGHGGMPHLCTDAVVIGAQLVQQWQTIVSRTVSPLQPAVVSVGALQAGSTQNVIADRAVLKGTIRSFDPAVRKLLRDRFETILQHTCAMHGAEYELEYRVGYPALVNHESEAERVRRVAAGCFGAERVQEADMLMPAEDFAYYMKEVPGCFVLVGAGNGEASSYPHHHPRFDIDEPAMLTAGELLAGLACDALRNP
- a CDS encoding YugN family protein, with translation MIIENSGLIGLESDLAYLDEVTENLGFIRWQWEYYRATYDLKIEDKKNGEDYFLRINTRVKEGKLEKPDTILAIEAVYMGRASFPHGLDYDSAIPQPIVNNATQKLNELKQALLSA
- a CDS encoding DNA repair helicase XPB encodes the protein MVVQQDCTVLVNERSPDYPEIRAAVQRFAELIKNPAGIHTFRMTPITLWNAAANGATAQSVAETLDRYATYPTPIKVKQEIEMWMGRYGLFILEGEEKETHFTLRSEDEKTLERFMHDAEVGTLFSGRPQQGRVLVHARHRGRLKRALARAGYPVIDQLGFRDGEPLSFRLEESPAFALRPYQQEAVAAFIGSGTRAAGDGVIVLPCGAGKTIVGLAAMTALQSETLILTSNATSVKQWKEELLKRTTLKREHVGEYTGADKQVRPVTISTYQMMTYRQHKEGEWSHMRLFHERDWGLIIYDEVHLLPAPVFRTTADLQATRRLGLTATLIREDGCERDVFSLIGPKRFELPWRQLEEAGWIAQVTCTEVRVPLPAATRIAYQQSGLRERARIAAENGAKVPVVRQLIARHPGVPTLVIGQYLSQLDTLAAALQAPVLTGQTPQAERQRLYEAFKRGDLPVLIVSKVANFAVDLPDATVAIQVSGSYGSRQEEAQRLGRLLRPKKDGRMAYFYTVVSEATKERDYALKRQLFLVEQGYRYLIEEGEENLEHESAVEADGTG
- a CDS encoding helicase-associated domain-containing protein, which gives rise to MNTNQLLKRTEPDEASAPRRCWERYAQRPEAIREEFGSLAPTLRVPLAVMLKQSGPLPFTVDKLLSWHGPQAAGAALLAACDPLAELGFVASVKRAWGERLLFLPSDIYVQLLGCLLDEQLHQEGSRSERRKPEEGNAGPEPEGYLSEAGRGIVFGLFSLLAFAAKEGLPLTAKGTLHKRAVTRLSALNPWAAAELPNDMGAQYPFAEALPLPLALVIDIALRFGLLKKEANRYAVNEPVLARWLRLPPSVWSEAVMSVVEEHYLPADAQLRHLVLAVRLLGADGAWHGEREIIARLSRLGLLGEMDRAERQLRGWLRTFHALGFCHLALPEQGEGELAYRLAEQDAAEGAGFFIQPDFEILLPAAAPFYLRWELEAIAECVRTDQMDVYRLTKASFEQGVEHGRTMASVLRFMEAHAWTGVPENIQDAMELWSMQYGRVRFAEVMLLRCEDGAAAAEVKEALLREPSGMAGIEPIGDRDFIVDRERARDLGKTLDKAGIAPLRQWGGQEESGSMISVWEEASADLGVSSEEAEKAMVYSPSPLQYYEMETEPLLGEEMAAPYREVPGQWTRSLRSYHASTQKDLVSTAIRLSTPIEVEQAGQCATLIPVRIRDGEKEAWLLEAYDAGEGDAAELKTWSPADWERQRLVLPSGCPGSSR